A window from Garra rufa chromosome 14, GarRuf1.0, whole genome shotgun sequence encodes these proteins:
- the tmem97 gene encoding sigma intracellular receptor 2: protein MFLRVLEIIFFLYFLSHIPITLMVDLQPLLPEHLYPSELKNLLQWYAAEFKDPMMMDPPFWFKSFVFCEAFVQLPFFPIAAYAFLKGGCKWIRTPAIIYSVHVATTLIPILSHVLFYNFPTAPHPGPQTLKERLTLVSIYAPYLIIPVMILLTMLFSSTYNSTSQKGNTSSKSKKQR from the exons ATGTTTCTTCGCGTtttagaaattatatttttcttgtACTTTTTGTCTCACATTCCAATTACCCTCATGGTTGATCTTCAACCTCTGCTTCCTGAACATCTGTATCCATCTGAG CTGAAAAACCTATTGCAGTGGTATGCTGCGGAATTCAAGGATCCGATGATGATGGACCCTCCATTCTGGTTTAAATCCTTTGTATTCTGCGAGGCTTTCGTGCAGCTGCCCTTTTTCCCAATTGCTGCATACGCCTTCCTGAAGG GTGGCTGCAAATGGATCAGGACTCCAGCAATCATTTATTCTGTTCATGTGGCCACGACTCTAATTCCCATTTTAAGCCACGTTCTTTTTTATAACTTTCCAACGGCTCCACATCCGGGACCCCAAACGCTAAAAGAACGTCTGACACTGGTGTCCATTTATGCTCCATATCTCATCATCCCTGTTATGATACTGCTCACCATGCTCTTCAGCTCAACATATAACTCCACCTCTCAGAAAGGAAACACTTCCTCAAAATCTAAGAAACAAAGATAG
- the ift20 gene encoding intraflagellar transport protein 20 homolog: MAKDPLAEAGLHFDELNKLRVLEPDVSQKTTELKEECEDFVDKIGQFQKIVGGLIELVDELAKEAETEKMKAIGARNLLKSVEKQREAQQQQLQALIAEKKMQLERYRIEYEALQKVEAEQNEFIDQFILQK; encoded by the exons ATGGCTAAAGACCCTTTGGCAGAGGCTGGTCTTCATTTTGATGAACTTAACAAACTGCGAGTACTCGAGCCTGATGTGAGCCAGAAAACCACTGAGCTCAAAGAGGAATGTGAGGACTTTGTTGACA AGATCGGTCAGTTTCAGAAAATTGTAGGTGGACTTATTGAACTTGTGGATGAGCTGGCAAAGGAAGCCGAAACTGAAAAAATGAAG GCCATAGGTGCAAGAAATTTGCTGAAATCAGTTGAAAAACAACGTGAGGCTCAGCAGCAACAGCTTCAGGCTCTCATTGCAGAAAAGAAAATGCAGTTGGAAAG GTATCGAATAGAATATGAAGCTCTTCAGAAAGTTGAAGCAGAGCAGAATGAATTCATCGATCAGTTTATACTGCAGAAATAA
- the rad1 gene encoding cell cycle checkpoint protein RAD1, which translates to MPLSTQSQADNDQYILIASLDNARNLSNILKAISFREHAIFNATQNGLKVTVEDSKCLQANAFIQTEIFQEYIIKEDAVGFQVNLTVLLDCLTIFGGSTVPGVSTALRMCYSGYGYPLTLFLEEGGVVTVCRIKTQEPEEPIDFDFCSTNVTNKVILQSESLKEAFSELDMTSEVLQITMSPSHPYFRLSTFGNSGNAHYDYPKDSDMMELFQCTKIQTNRYKMSLLKPSTKALALSCKVSVRTDSRGFLSLQYLVRNDDGQICFVEYYCCPDEEVEEE; encoded by the exons ATGCCTCTATCAACTCAGTCCCAAGCAGACAATGACCAGTACATTCTGATAGCAAGTTTGGATAACGCAAGGAATCTGTCCAACATCCTGAAAGCCATCTCTTTCAGGGAGCATGCCATCTTCAATGCAACACAGAATGGGTTAAAAGTCACTGTTGAGGACTCCAAATGCCTTCAAGCCAATGCATTCATTCAG ACTGAGATCTTTCAAGAATACATAATCAAAGAGGATGCAGTTGGGTTTCAGGTTAACTTAACCGTTCTTCTGGATTGCCTTACTATCTTTGGGGGAAGCACAGTCCCAG GTGTGAGCACTGCTTTAAGAATGTGCTACAGTGGCTATGGATATCCACTGACTTTGTTCTTGGAGGAAGGAGGTGTGGTCACCGTATGCAGGATTAAAACCCAGGAGCCAGAGGAGCCCATAGACTTTGACTTTTGCAGCACTAATGTAACCAACAAGGTGATTCTGCAGTCAGAGAGTCTTAAAGAGGCTTTCTCCGAGCTTGACATGACCAGTGAGGTTCTGCAGATTACAATGTCACCAAGCCATCCTTACTTCAG GTTATCCACATTTGGGAATTCTGGAAATGCCCATTATGATTATCCCAAAGACTCAGACATGATGGAGCTCTTCCAGTGTACGAAAATACAGACCAACAG GTATAAGATGTCCCTGTTGAAACCCTCTACAAAGGCATTGGCTCTGTCCTGTAAAGTCTCGGTGAGAACTGACAGTCGAGGATTCCTCTCTCTACAGTATCTTGTGAGGAATGATGACGGTCAGATTTGTTTTGTGGAATATTATTGCTGCCCGGATGAAGAAGTGGAAGAAGAATAG